ATATCTTTCAGGGTACCAACAGTCCAGCttgattttaaaagaatagttcacccaaaaattcttaTAATTTAGTCACCGTCATGCTACCTCAGAagtgtatgactgtctgtcttcTTTAGAACACTTAATTTTCACTTAACACATTAACCACTGGGTCTACAGCATAAAACATACTattgaatgactcttatgagccggggtctttgaatctacagcgcaaaacatacagtatagttaGGTGTAGTATTAATCTTACACTGATGTGCAAGTTTTGAATGTCCAACTCAAACTGTAAAAGTCTTACAAGcttgaagtacaacattagacaACAAAACACAGTCTGAACTTTCTCTGGAACTGTTACAGTAATGTCATGTTAGTTCAGACCCGTGAGACTTTAATCAAGCAGTGCATTTACTGACTGGTTGGTCATATGACGATGTTTAATTAAAGATACACCAGTTTTGTTAcacaagaaattatattttaaataatttgaatgaatgaaatattccatcacatttcttgtttgtttataaatattGAAGGATTTCATAATTTGGCAACAGACTGCAGAGGacagtaaatccaataagaattacatttctcattttaaaataattcttCCTAAAAAGTGCTAAAATAATTACTGGGATCATTACTGGAACCAGAGtcattaaattccttatgattcccatccctaggTTTAACCcagatcttcagaagcgatatgataggtgtggaagagaaacagatcgatatttaagtctatattacaataaatctccactgtaacttcaaagtgaaagtggagatttatggataaattatttaaatgttaaccTTTTTCTCACTCAcagctatcatatcgcttctaaaaatatggattaaaccacaggagtcatatggattaattgtgtcctttatgtgattattttcagagcttcaaaggtctggtcatcattcacttgcattacaaggaccaacagagctgaaatattagaACTTTGTTCTAAACTAGCTAAATTTGTAACTGGTATTTAATATGTGTTGGCACTACAAATTTATTGATTCAATTAAATAGCCAGTGTAAATAAATAACACCATTTCAGTTAGAACAGGGAAACTAGCTTAGAATAAGACTTGCTCTAGTTTTGTGATGCATCTCATCTGCTCCCATCAGAATAACGTGGCTATGTTGCTGGAGATCAACCACAGGGAGCGTCTGCACATGGTGACCAATGAGGTGAAGAAGAGGTTGGACTTTCAGGTGGAGCTTCAGAAGCTGCACCGCCGCATGGAGCAGGAGCACTTGGTCAACTGGGTTGAACAGAATGTCATTAAAAGCATCACTCCACAGCAGGTACAGAGTCCACTGCTGCCACCTTAAAGGACACTTTAATGCTGGTTGGAATGCTGCATACTTGTATGTAATGACTTTCGCTGTCTTCAAGAAACATGAGTTTctttaaaataacacaataaatgTTAATCCATATACTACATAAGAATTGCGGTACCCTAAGACCTATTGGGGGGTTCAGTTTGTACAGAAAACATATATAGAAACTTAGACATTCAGCTCATTGTGAGCATTGCTTGTGAACCACAATTGCCTCCCGAGAATAAACATGACTGGTAAAAAAGACTGGTTTTCAGAGAATGGCTAGATAATAAGcatttgaataataaaaatagaataatataaagCTATTTTTAGCTTGACATTTAGGTGGAGACATTGCACTCAGCACACTTGTCAGTAGTCATATTAGCAGCATAATTACCAAGATAATCTGTGGAGAGATGAATGAGTCAGTGTTCCCTTTTTTTAAGAGATAAGCACAGTCAAGGTCCAACCAGATGTAACAGTTATATGTAATGGGGTTGAGCTAATTTATAAACTTTTTAAGataatctttatttaaaaagaatCGTTCTGTGAACATTAGAAGTAATATTGTGAATACTTCTAATAAATCTCAATGTCTTTTTGTCTTTCAGGAGAAGGAAAGCATTGACAAGTGCATCTCTGATTTAAAGGTTCTGGCCAAGGCTACTCAGGCTCGGGCCACAGTATAGGTCTCTACTAATGTCCATACTGAAGCTTCCTGTGTTCATTATATTAAACCTCTGTCTGATAGTCTGGCAGTTTCGTCAAAAGTGTACATACccgtaaaaaataaaagatttggtTATTCACTTAACACTGCTTGTGCCCTTTATTTGAAGTTGCCAACTCAAGCTCTTGCATTCCTGACTGCTGTTAGTAGTTTTGTTTGTCACTGTTTTTATAgtctatgctttttttttttatcattgtcatggcaactaaTGTTTCTTCATATGTTATCTGATTGTAAATACTATCACTGAATAATTGCTATTTGGGTGTTGATTTCCCGGCCATTTTGCACATCAGTATATAGCATTTTGTTATACACGGCACTTAGTTTAAAAGGGTTGTTGTTTAACAAATGGCAATACCCGGCCTGCCCAACCTTTGGACTCAAGGGTATAAAACGAAGAATTTTTCGTCTAATATTTCACAGTTGGCTAAACCTACCTGCTCTCACCTTCTGCCTTATACTTGAGGAACTTTTCAGGACTTTGACCTAAGCTTTTCTAGGCAGGAAGTCCAGAATATTTGCTTTCAAgctgtttaataagaacatagACTTGAGGATATACAGTATCTAAATGGAATCCTGGAATACTCTGAACCAAGGAATAAAGTTTTGAAGGTTCAATTTAGGAGATTCTCTAAGGTAATGTATTATCATTTGGCTAATTTCAAGGTGAATTTTTAAGAGCGTTTTGGTGATGCTTTTATGACCAAAATCTGTGTTGAGGCATGTGTACGTATAGTTTAATTCGCAAAATCATATGAACTTCATAAATTCAAATTAAAGTACATTTCAAAATAGAGAAGCAGTGTTCACGTTTTAAGTTCCTGACTGTAAAAGCAGtgtgtctctttttctctctcacactgtGTTGTATCACTTCTGCCACAAATGTTATGTTTGtgagaaaacacattttcttgtAGTGAGTTTAATTGAATGTAGTGGTAATTTGACTTGTGTTATCGTCAGCAgttacattttagctttttgGCTGTCCGTGCTTACATGCTTGATGACTGGACACTTCTCACCATTTTTTGAGAAACTTGGGGGCTATTTGACACCAAAAGACATTTGTTGAACAGAAGTTTCATAGTTTTGTCTTGAAGGCCTTGCTAATATATTATCATTTctactcaaaaaaatattttatgctaAACTTCCTGGTCATGACTGCTTTTGGCCTCATTCATGATGTGGTTTACTGACTGATAGCATTTTAATCACAAGTATATCaaatttaaattaacagaaacCTTTTAATTTCTGTGATATTTCTTAGTAAGTTTAAAATATTTCTCAAATGATCCACTACTTTTTCTCTGGTTTGGTTAATGactgaaaactgaaataaaaaatcataataactCTGGTATACCACTCCTCTTGAAAACGTGGCAGTATTCACTAATTGACTTATTAATAGTtaattattaatttgataattataTTCCTATTTTCTCAATGTAAACCCAAAGTCTTCAAAATCTGTTAggagtttcatttttgttttagacATCTTTATATGTTTTGAGGATGTAATGTGTGTGCTTTCCTCACAAACTTGATGACAGATAATTTCTCACCTCTTTTTGAAAAGTTCAGTGGCTAAATTACTTCAACCCACACATGATAAGTAATGTGTAATAATTTCTTAGCTTTTCCCGGAAGGCCTTTGATAAGAGGCCAACATAATCCGTTCATATTCTGGCATGGCTTCTGACTGATAATATTATTACAGGTGTGTGACATCACAGTAAAGAATGTATGGAGGTAATCCTGTCCAAGTATTTCCACCAAGGTACATTTCTGACTCTTTTACCTCTATAAATGGACATTATTTCTCACTGTTTTACTTGTATGTACGTATGAGtggtatataaatatggaaaacaTCATGCCTTGCCATCTCTCTCATATCTGTTGTGCCATGACTATAAAGTAGATTGGCATCCATTATTTAGCAATATCTTGCATTAAGAGGATATTAGGCAACTTTTGTTGAGAATAGATACATTTTGGATAGATCTTAACTAGACATTTATATTTGATGCACTGTAGCAAGAAATAAATTAATGACTGGATACATTTGTACATCTCTGATCACTTAAAATTGGAATTATAGAATAGAATTGGAATGACTTGCAAACCAGAATCTATTATTTCCTAAAGCAATTCAATCACTGTTGCTAGTAAAATGTAATAGttcatttttaacttttaatgaGAGCTTCAAACGCAGAGTTTGCAGattattgttttgaatttgattaattcatttttgtataattacataatacagtccaTAGCGACATAttgtggtttgtttgtttttaaagaaactaCTCCCCTGACCCACCCTCCCTGGGGTCTGGCATGTCTCGACCCAGTGGGAAATCGATCTACAGTAAGTACAAAGCCTGGCCATTTGAAAACAGTTTTAGACAACATATCCTAAGAGCCATAATGTAAACTTGACTTCCATGATTTAGTGCAAAGAAAGGAGTATGCAGAATCAATCAGCAGACAGCCAGACAACTTTCAGCACAGAGTGGAGGTAAGAGGAAATCTAAATGTatcaattatataataaaataaataaatggaaacaaAATGCAAATAGGATGGTCACAGTCTAATACCCGCCTCAGTCTCTCCTAACATATTTGTTATGTTTGATGACTGCAGATTACAAGGCAGAATTATGAGTCATAAACTGCTAGTGCATATTAAACCATATAACCAACACCCAGTTTCACTAAATTCCACTTAAAAGCCAATACGCAGTAGCCTGCCTGTCTGGCATAAGAAAGATCAGAGTCAAAGAGGCCTGATTTCACTCATAACTCAATATTgtcaaaatgtgtagttactgtgttttgcctttgcagggTAGTATAGCAGAATATGGTACATTATAGAAAAGAACAGAACATCTAAAACTTCTCTATCATTTTGAGATTTCCAGTTTAcacatagcaaaaaaaaaaattctctctccaTTCCCTAGCACCTTTTCACCTGTGAGGTAGATGGCAGAGAGGTGAGCAGCATTGAAGATTGTGTGACCAGACTGAAGAATATGGACAGTAAAGGGAAAGTGTGGGGTCAGGACATGATCATGCAGGTCCAGGGGAACAACCTACAGCTGTGTGACATAGAGACCAAGGTCAGGAGACGCATTTGTTAGATCCATCCTGATGActtgaagtgtgtcatttatgtCACTAGCATCACTCAaacgtaattgcaaaaataaggaCTGTTTTTTAACAATTTTCCACAGCACTCCTTTTGTAATTGTTGGGTAATTAAAAATGATAAATGGTTTTAGTTCacagtgctttacactgtgtcccaatcacccattcacacaccaatggcaacagagctgccatgcaaggcactagcctgacactgggagcaactcggggttcagtgtcttgcccaaggacacttcagcatgtggagtcgcaTGGGCTGGAAATCGAACCGCCAACACTGCGATTAggagccgacccgctctacctgagccacagccgcccaaatTAGATAGTCACCccaccaaactcatgccattagtttagccaatgttgctgtgtcgggctggacaGAATGCTCATACAAAGActtgtgtctctgcagaacaaatatGGGCATTTCCCAGTCAATGAGTGTTTATAAACTGAGATTGCTGTTTTTCAACCACTTTACACAATTTGcttactacattgagattcccgaCCCTCATAAAAGAGTTTACTTAATTCAAATGAACAATAATTAACACAATTCTAGAACTTTTTGTCACAACTTAACTTTATTGCGTTCTATTCTTTTAAGTTTGTAAAAGGGAAGTTTACTtgatccatttgagttgggacaacatgaatactttttgtggtatTAATGAATAGTTAATGAAACTGGACAGGGGATTTTCATCTTCCAGGGACTTACAAGGGACTCTAatgggagagtaaatgttaatattaagtgttattttatgttttaaatgttttgttatgttgagatttaaaaGAGTTTCTgaaatgttggagttttggggatTGCTATAATTGTAAAATGAGAGCAGGGAGATGTTGCACAAGAAATTGATCTCGCTTCATTGAGCATATTCTGTGCTTATGAATGCATAGTTACTAaactaacattcactttcactagttagtacataaagaaaaaaaaaagagatttatttgagttacattaacatatctaattttgttgggttttccCAATTCAACTATGTTCTTTCTATActaagtgtttgtgttgagattacatattaattttaaattactaattttaaacatgtggaaccactgtccaagACTGAATTAAATTCATCCAAAGAGCTATTTTTTGAGTGTACTGGAAATACAATACTGTTTCCCATATTAATACGCCACTGTCCACGATTGaatttattttgcaatttttcattggatagttgaaaaaCCCCATCCCAGGTTGAAAACGTCCACTGATTGGGAAATATACTTCAAAcaaaaagcaatgttttgatagcaccacagtatTTTGCCTACACTTTTCTGAGGAATTAACATATGAATGGCTAACGTATAGTTGTCTCCGCATATAAATCTGGGACAGGAACAATTACTAAATTATACAATTAATCTCTAAACATATAAGCAGCTTTTTTGCAAATGTTTTGTAAGGAAGTaaaactaatatttatatattgtaatgACGGAACAGGAAATTTTTTAAAAACtctgtgtactgttattttgttttatttttccaaagaaCATGGTTATTATgagaaataatgataaaaatgataaaataggCCATTGTCCTTCCCGTGAACTCTTATTCTGTTTCCTGGAATTGTAGGAGGTTTTAGAGTCTATGAATCTGAGTAGCATCAAAAAGACGAAAGCTGTGCTGGACAGCTGTGTGTATGACTCCCTTCTCATTATCATGGTCCAGGAATACAGCCAAAGCGCTCCACGGGCCTTCCTGTTCCAGTGCGAGGAGGGAGGGGTGAGGAATATGCTCTATTGTATATTCACAAATGTTAGATCCTTAAATCTGCAGTGTTTTTATTATAGACATAATTCTTAAAATAGATCTAAACATAGATATACAACTGTGTTATAAATGTATCCTAATGAACAGTATCTTGTGGAATCCTGTGTTTAATTGTATTTCTTCCATGTCAGTGAcctaaatagttttaatttaccAGGCTCAGGGGGTGATAAATGATCTGGACCAGGCAATAAAACAAGGTGGAGAGGACTTCACCAAGGAACCACAAATGGGCATCAGGTCAGCTTCTAGCCAAAAAAAATAACCTTTATGACGTTCTCATGAAGAGAATCAAGCTGTAAGACTAGACTAATCTGGCCTGTTATTTTCTTTTCATCTGAAAATGTGTTCTTATTTAGGCTCATATGCTAAgaagaaattaaatgttttcagttgAAATCTCGACAGTGATACATTTCCTATTTCTCAGGAGACACCTGGAAAACATAATTGGCCAGGGATTTCCAGGGAGTATCAAAAGACCAGCTATCACACCGATGGCGTCTATCCCTCCTATCCCAGACGAGCTCCCTCCACAGTTCAACAGTTATGAAGACTATGGTGATGACTATTCTATTTCATACTCTACAATTCAACATTAAACAATTTGATTTGTAAATCTGTCACTAGTCTACTTAACCCTAAAATTGAAAGATTAATCTTTAGAAGTGTTGCACACCCAACTgatccaaaaaacaaacaacaaaaaaaaaaaacattattttataatgGATATTTCCAGAGGACAGACGGCCTTCGCCCACTATGCCAGCTTCTAGAGACGAGCAATACAGCCCAGTGCGCTATGAGCGTGAGCCAACTCCAACTCCATACACTGAAATGGATAGAACTGTGGTCAGTTAATTACGTTGACATCTTATCTTACCCTACAATCCTTCTACCTATCTATACGTCCATTTTTTTACGCATACATCCATCTACAATCTTTCTCTGCAGGAAATCTTTAATCATGTAGCTGCTGACATTGAGATCTTCATAGAAAAAGTTGCTTTGCAAAAAAATGATGttaacaagaaaaagaaaaagaaaaagaaagagaaaaatgcaTGGAAACAAGGTAAATATTTTTGAAAGCTATGTACATTTGCTTAAAGATGACAAATGATTGCAAGGTATATATGCACTTATAGTTTTGACTGCTTAATCATTTGATTTtagactttaaaatgttttttttaaattgtagctGGAAATCTTCCTTCTGTGGAGGAGTACATATCTTGTCTACAGAAAATAAAGTATGGATTTAATCTCCTGGTAAGATTACATCAATTTTGAATAGAAAGCATCCATTATCTTTTTAATGCAAGAACTCAGTCTCAGCATGTCTCTAAAGTACAAAGCAACAGATGAGTTGGACCCTTggatatgatttgatatgatactactttattaataataaataatttattaactgTTTTTAGCAGTGGTCTAATTAAATAGATTTTCAATTTCACATCACCACTCCCAGTGTAATAGGACTTGTGGCACAGAAAACAGCTCCATATTGTTTCATTTGAGACTTAAGGTGTCTCTTATGTCTATATCTGTTCCAGtatatttatcatattttttttttacttatttctaCCTGTAACAGGGAAAGCTAGATGGTTACCTTAAAACCCCTCCAGCTGTTGAGTTTGTTCACAGTCTCTTCTCTACTGTGGGTTTTGTAAGTATCTTTTTGTTCAGTCTGCTTgcaataactaaaataaaataatatatttttcaattgtGAACCCTTCTTTCTCATATAAACTGGTCCTAGTTGTGTTTGCAATCATGTAATATTGCATTAGGGTTGCTGCTAACCTTCAAAAAGCATGTTTTCAAAAAGGTCTTGTCTTCCTCTGCTCCTGATGCTTTAGGTGGTTGGTCACTATGACCCCAACATTCCTTCCACAGTGTTGAGTCCTATGATAACAGAAAAATCCCTGCAGCTCCTTGGAACTGTTGTCACACCAGAGGAGGACCGACTCTGGGGCAGTTTAGGAGACTCCTGGACTGTCCCAAGGTCTTACTTCCAttcttttacatttatgtttatgcatttggcacaaACAGTCACTTACAGTCCATTCAAAGTCTACATTTAATCAatttgttccctgggaatcaaacccatgaccttagtATTGCTTTACCAGTTGAGATATTCTACtcattcaaaattaaaaaaaacaaatagaactTATATCAACTACAACAACCTTACATCAATTAAAAGTTAACATGGGAAAAAAGATAATAACCTTTCTTTTTAATATCTGTTTATTGCCATCAGATCCAAGTGGCCAAATGGGGATCAGATCCCTCCATATTATCCTGTATTTTATGATGGCTGGGAGCCCCCTCCACCTATCCCAACCCAGTCACCCCCCTCCAGCAGGCAGCCATCACGGAGCAACAGTCAGCGATTCCCACCCATAAACGTCATACAGAGGCTACCTGAACTGGTAAAATCTCTCAGAGGGCAAACTTAACTTAAGCTAAGCATGCATAAGCATGTTGTAAAATATGTCAAGCATTTTACAGGAAGCTCTTAACCCATGGTACGATAAAGTGAAGCTAAATCACTGTTTAACCTTTATTTCAGGACCACGGATCCTGGAGCAATCTA
This window of the Xyrauchen texanus isolate HMW12.3.18 chromosome 27, RBS_HiC_50CHRs, whole genome shotgun sequence genome carries:
- the eps8l3b gene encoding epidermal growth factor receptor kinase substrate 8-like protein 3b, with protein sequence MYGGNPVQVFPPRNYSPDPPSLGSGMSRPSGKSIYMQRKEYAESISRQPDNFQHRVEHLFTCEVDGREVSSIEDCVTRLKNMDSKGKVWGQDMIMQVQGNNLQLCDIETKEVLESMNLSSIKKTKAVLDSCVYDSLLIIMVQEYSQSAPRAFLFQCEEGGAQGVINDLDQAIKQGGEDFTKEPQMGIRRHLENIIGQGFPGSIKRPAITPMASIPPIPDELPPQFNSYEDYEDRRPSPTMPASRDEQYSPVRYEREPTPTPYTEMDRTVEIFNHVAADIEIFIEKVALQKNDVNKKKKKKKKEKNAWKQAGNLPSVEEYISCLQKIKYGFNLLGKLDGYLKTPPAVEFVHSLFSTVGFVVGHYDPNIPSTVLSPMITEKSLQLLGTVVTPEEDRLWGSLGDSWTVPRSKWPNGDQIPPYYPVFYDGWEPPPPIPTQSPPSSRQPSRSNSQRFPPINVIQRLPELDHGSWSNLPTRSPEPPHYMRVIYDFMARNSQELSVLKGDEVQVIDKSKQWWKVKNSRNEEGHVPQNVLEPVDFEAPTGGPTYSQQNMRGPPFLDMKSRPDDVRAWLQYKGFSKATVQSLGVLNGALLLGMKRDDIRAICPEEGGRVFFQLQSVRSTVALASEVEYNQYGPR